In Pseudomonas saudiphocaensis, one DNA window encodes the following:
- a CDS encoding UDP-glucose dehydrogenase family protein has product MNITVVGSGYVGLVTGACIAEMGNQVYCVDVDQTKIENLKQGILPIYEPGLEDIVRDNHASERLIFTTSLAEAVEQSEVFFIAVGTPPGEDGSADLRYVLEVARQIGDTLRAPAIIVNKSTVPVGTADLVREAISERLEARGVEIEFSVVSNPEFLKEGAAVNDFMHPDRIVIGADNEHARQVMSALYAPFIRNRPRTLFMGIRDAEMTKYAANAMLATKISFMNEIAGLCERLDVDVENVRVGIGSDERIGYHFIYAGCGYGGSCFPKDVKALIRIAHQSDFEPKLLQAVEARNEQQKHTLFNKLSSHFNGDLAGRTIAVWGLAFKPGTDDMREAPSVVLINSLINAGAKVRAFDPIARETARREFPEAWFADGRLEIVEGQYEAAIDADALCLVTEWKPFRRPDFRALKRLLNTPLIVDGRNQYDREQLQREGFAYYGIGRQPVAA; this is encoded by the coding sequence ATGAACATCACCGTGGTTGGAAGCGGTTACGTGGGCCTGGTAACCGGCGCCTGTATCGCCGAGATGGGCAACCAGGTCTATTGCGTCGACGTCGATCAGACAAAGATCGAGAACCTGAAGCAGGGGATTCTGCCGATCTACGAACCGGGCCTTGAAGACATCGTACGCGACAACCATGCGTCCGAGCGGTTGATCTTCACTACTTCGCTGGCCGAGGCCGTGGAGCAGTCCGAGGTATTTTTCATCGCCGTCGGCACACCTCCTGGTGAGGATGGTTCAGCGGATCTGCGCTACGTGCTGGAGGTTGCCCGGCAGATTGGCGACACCCTGAGGGCTCCGGCGATCATCGTAAACAAGTCCACTGTGCCGGTGGGCACCGCCGATCTGGTGCGCGAGGCCATCAGCGAGCGGCTTGAAGCACGCGGTGTAGAGATCGAGTTTTCGGTGGTGTCGAATCCCGAATTCCTCAAGGAAGGCGCTGCAGTCAACGACTTCATGCACCCGGACCGTATCGTCATCGGTGCCGACAACGAGCATGCGCGACAGGTGATGAGCGCGCTCTATGCACCCTTTATCCGCAACCGCCCACGGACCCTGTTCATGGGGATCCGCGATGCGGAAATGACCAAATACGCCGCCAACGCGATGCTGGCAACGAAGATTTCCTTCATGAACGAAATCGCCGGCTTGTGCGAGCGGCTCGATGTGGACGTGGAGAACGTACGCGTGGGCATCGGCTCGGACGAGCGCATCGGTTACCACTTCATTTATGCCGGTTGCGGTTACGGCGGCTCCTGCTTCCCCAAGGACGTCAAGGCGCTGATCAGGATCGCCCATCAGAGCGACTTCGAGCCCAAACTGCTGCAAGCGGTCGAAGCGCGTAACGAGCAACAGAAGCACACGCTGTTCAACAAGCTGTCCAGCCATTTCAATGGCGATCTTGCCGGTCGCACCATTGCGGTCTGGGGCCTGGCGTTCAAGCCGGGCACCGATGATATGCGCGAGGCGCCCAGCGTGGTCCTGATCAACAGCCTGATCAATGCAGGCGCCAAGGTTCGCGCCTTCGACCCCATAGCCCGTGAGACAGCCCGCCGTGAATTCCCCGAGGCCTGGTTTGCAGACGGTCGTTTGGAGATCGTGGAAGGCCAGTACGAGGCAGCCATTGATGCCGATGCGCTGTGCCTGGTGACCGAGTGGAAGCCTTTCCGCCGTCCTGACTTCCGAGCTTTGAAGCGCCTGCTCAACACCCCGCTGATCGTCGACGGCCGCAATCAATACGACCGCGAGCAGCTCCAGCGTGAAGGCTTTGCCTACTACGGCATCGGCCGCCAGCCGGTGGCGGCGTAA
- a CDS encoding GumC family protein produces MNSPVRPDRPWQRPANTADSDFIDLKKIWHAIWSRKWGIALLVAVVGLLTLVLVMRMTPIYKAVASVLIENKAAPVVSFQPMVESPELSEYLQTQLSLMQSRGVAERVVRDLNLTEHPEFDLRQQPGPLIDFSALIAKLTGEEVEPISEAQVMDYATQLFMERTSVWVEGKSQLVYLSVAMADNYTAAQATNQLAQAYIEAQLEAKVDMSMTAASWMNDRLVSLREKLQASEDQLQAYLDAEGLVDLNGVGTISASELSLTGDRMIDARRQRAEAESQFRQVESMRSQGWERLSSVPAVLGHPLIQQFKADQAHARARVEDLSRRYGDRHPAMVSARSDLNAATASLRQQVEQVVASIERNYQLAVANENSLRSSFNENKDRIQDISRKEFKVRDLQRQVESDRALYDTFMTRLQETTATSDLSSTNARVVDAAIPPTEPSAPNVKLIMVVALFLALVLGIAQAIIREILDNTFKSSEEVENKLNLPVMGIVPQVPRKLRKEVSHLFERSGDKRFCEAVRTIRTNLLLSEANHPRQVLVVTSTAPGEGKSSVSANLAFAMGQLHRVLLIDADLRRATLEKAFELKPGTPGLVNLIGGNARLEDCIHSVGNVDMIAAGPVPSNPLELLSSPRFAKLLEVLKGRYERIIIDSPPSQAVSDAAVLSTLADAVIYVVKSDSTLIPHVQKGVSQLQNSSAPVAGVVLNHVDIEKAKKNGQFRGYYDHYGYSEQTV; encoded by the coding sequence ATGAATAGCCCCGTTCGCCCGGATCGACCATGGCAGCGCCCTGCCAATACTGCCGATAGCGATTTCATCGACCTCAAGAAAATCTGGCACGCCATCTGGTCGCGCAAGTGGGGCATCGCCCTGCTGGTGGCTGTGGTCGGGCTGCTGACCCTTGTTCTGGTCATGCGCATGACGCCCATCTACAAGGCCGTTGCTTCCGTGCTCATCGAGAACAAGGCCGCGCCCGTCGTTTCTTTCCAGCCCATGGTCGAGTCGCCGGAGCTCAGTGAATACCTGCAGACCCAGCTCAGCCTGATGCAGAGCCGTGGTGTTGCCGAGCGCGTGGTGCGCGACCTGAACCTGACCGAACATCCCGAGTTCGATCTGCGTCAGCAGCCCGGTCCGCTGATCGATTTCAGCGCTTTGATTGCAAAACTGACTGGTGAAGAGGTCGAACCGATCAGCGAAGCGCAAGTCATGGACTACGCCACCCAGCTGTTCATGGAGCGTACTTCGGTGTGGGTCGAGGGCAAGAGCCAGCTGGTCTACCTGTCGGTTGCCATGGCTGACAACTATACCGCCGCACAAGCCACCAATCAGTTGGCCCAGGCTTATATCGAGGCGCAGCTGGAAGCCAAGGTCGACATGTCGATGACGGCGGCCAGCTGGATGAATGATCGTCTGGTATCGCTGCGGGAGAAGCTGCAGGCTTCCGAGGATCAGCTGCAGGCCTACCTGGATGCCGAAGGTCTGGTGGACCTCAACGGTGTCGGCACCATCAGTGCCAGCGAACTGTCGCTCACCGGTGACCGCATGATCGATGCGCGCCGCCAGCGTGCCGAAGCCGAGAGCCAGTTCCGTCAGGTTGAGTCGATGCGCAGCCAGGGCTGGGAGCGTCTGTCCAGCGTGCCGGCCGTTCTGGGCCATCCATTGATCCAGCAATTCAAGGCCGACCAGGCGCATGCCCGCGCTCGTGTCGAGGACCTTTCACGTCGTTATGGCGACCGTCACCCCGCCATGGTTTCGGCGCGTTCGGACCTGAACGCTGCAACCGCCAGCCTGCGTCAGCAAGTTGAGCAGGTAGTGGCGAGCATCGAGCGCAACTATCAGCTGGCGGTAGCCAATGAGAACTCGCTGCGCTCCTCGTTCAACGAGAACAAGGACCGCATCCAGGATATTTCGCGCAAGGAGTTCAAGGTTCGTGACCTGCAGCGTCAGGTTGAAAGCGACCGCGCCCTGTACGACACCTTCATGACCCGTCTGCAGGAAACCACGGCGACGTCCGACCTGAGTTCCACCAATGCGCGGGTAGTCGACGCGGCGATTCCGCCGACCGAGCCCAGTGCACCCAACGTCAAGCTGATCATGGTGGTGGCCTTGTTCCTGGCGCTGGTGCTGGGCATCGCCCAGGCAATCATCCGCGAGATTCTCGACAACACCTTCAAGAGCTCCGAGGAGGTGGAAAACAAGCTGAACCTGCCGGTCATGGGCATCGTGCCGCAGGTGCCTCGCAAGCTCCGCAAGGAGGTCAGCCATCTGTTCGAGCGCAGCGGCGACAAGCGCTTCTGCGAGGCCGTGCGAACCATTCGTACCAACCTGCTGCTCAGCGAAGCCAACCATCCACGCCAGGTTCTCGTGGTTACCTCCACCGCACCGGGCGAGGGCAAGAGTTCGGTCTCGGCCAACCTGGCGTTCGCCATGGGGCAGCTGCATCGCGTCCTGTTGATCGACGCCGACCTGCGCCGCGCAACTCTGGAAAAGGCCTTCGAGCTGAAGCCCGGTACGCCAGGCCTGGTGAACCTGATCGGTGGCAATGCCCGTCTCGAAGACTGCATTCACAGCGTAGGCAACGTCGACATGATCGCCGCTGGCCCGGTGCCTTCCAATCCGCTGGAGCTGCTGTCATCGCCGCGCTTCGCCAAGTTGCTGGAAGTGCTCAAGGGGCGTTACGAGCGGATCATCATCGATTCGCCTCCGAGCCAGGCGGTCAGTGATGCGGCCGTTCTGTCGACCTTGGCTGATGCGGTGATCTATGTGGTCAAGTCCGACAGCACCCTGATCCCGCATGTCCAGAAGGGCGTGAGCCAGCTGCAGAACAGCAGCGCACCCGTCGCAGGTGTGGTGCTCAACCATGTGGACATCGAGAAGGCCAAGAAGAACGGCCAGTTCCGTGGCTACTACGACCACTACGGTTATAGCGAGCAAACGGTCTAA
- a CDS encoding polysaccharide biosynthesis/export family protein, which produces MTFQNIFKYLSLLALLAFSAVASAAQYQLGSGDVIRVSVHGEPDLSFDEIRLTDAGTFTFPFIGEVDANGKTPGQVRSLLTDALKDGYLVDPRVSVSVVNYREFYISGEVKLPGGYPYQPGLTLDRAIALAGGLTERASTKRMTIVRGSENGRSAEKATMDTLVRPGDTINIDEGFF; this is translated from the coding sequence ATGACCTTTCAGAACATCTTCAAATACCTCTCGCTTCTGGCGCTGCTGGCGTTCAGCGCCGTGGCCAGCGCCGCCCAGTATCAGCTGGGTTCGGGTGATGTAATCCGCGTCAGCGTCCACGGTGAGCCGGATCTTTCATTCGACGAAATACGCCTGACCGACGCCGGCACTTTCACTTTTCCCTTTATTGGTGAGGTGGACGCCAACGGGAAAACGCCGGGCCAGGTACGCAGCCTGCTGACCGATGCACTCAAGGACGGCTACCTGGTCGACCCGCGGGTGTCGGTGTCGGTGGTCAACTACCGCGAGTTCTACATCTCCGGCGAGGTCAAGCTGCCCGGCGGTTATCCCTATCAACCCGGTCTAACCCTGGACCGCGCGATTGCCCTGGCGGGCGGGCTGACCGAGCGCGCCTCGACCAAACGCATGACCATCGTGCGCGGCTCCGAGAATGGACGCAGCGCGGAAAAAGCCACGATGGATACCCTGGTTCGCCCCGGCGATACGATCAATATCGATGAAGGATTCTTCTGA
- a CDS encoding outer membrane beta-barrel protein, whose protein sequence is MRKITLAGASLVCLATTQALAANDPRYVRIGGFEFTPTLVVRESYDDNYRGLSENEQASWVTGINPTFLLATGNRNSEYELEYSLNHDHFHSDSEATNTDHHLSFRSAMEFSSRHRLNWGLAYHRVEETADTDDITENDKYSTKVARAAYRFGARTARNQLEFGTRYEERRYHNSGTLNESEERDSLMFNTIWFHRLGGTTHSLLELRHTDHDYVQSTALRDSTNKALLGGISWEAGGKTSGSVKLGVERKDFDSSQRDDFTSPMWEAGVTWEPRSYSVFKLNTRRAFDEGDDGASTINDWTTLATWEHAWTSRVSTELLYRYSDREYKGLNRDDERTSYGVGMTWSPDRWIDVTLSYLRTENDSTFSWETYDRNVYLLSFDMSL, encoded by the coding sequence ATGAGGAAAATCACGCTCGCGGGGGCATCGCTTGTTTGCCTCGCAACCACTCAGGCATTGGCGGCGAACGATCCGCGATACGTTCGCATCGGTGGTTTCGAGTTCACGCCCACACTGGTGGTGCGCGAGAGCTACGACGACAACTACCGTGGTCTGTCGGAGAACGAACAGGCGTCCTGGGTTACGGGGATCAATCCGACCTTTCTACTCGCAACCGGCAACCGCAACAGCGAGTACGAGCTGGAGTACTCCCTCAATCACGACCACTTTCATTCCGACTCCGAAGCCACCAACACCGATCACCACCTGAGCTTTCGCAGCGCCATGGAGTTCAGTTCGCGGCATCGCCTGAACTGGGGCCTGGCCTACCACCGTGTCGAAGAGACAGCCGACACCGACGATATAACCGAGAACGACAAGTACAGCACCAAGGTTGCCCGTGCCGCCTACCGTTTCGGCGCCCGCACCGCTCGCAACCAGCTGGAGTTCGGCACTCGCTACGAAGAGCGGCGCTACCACAACAGCGGCACTCTGAACGAGTCGGAAGAGCGCGACAGCCTGATGTTCAACACCATCTGGTTCCATCGCCTCGGCGGCACTACCCATTCGCTGCTGGAACTGCGGCATACCGACCACGACTACGTCCAGTCCACCGCGCTGCGCGATAGCACCAACAAGGCGCTGCTCGGTGGGATTTCATGGGAAGCCGGCGGCAAGACTTCCGGCTCGGTCAAGCTGGGTGTGGAACGCAAGGATTTCGACAGCAGCCAGCGTGATGACTTCACCAGCCCAATGTGGGAGGCCGGTGTCACCTGGGAACCGCGCAGCTACTCCGTGTTCAAGCTCAACACCCGTCGGGCTTTCGACGAGGGCGACGACGGCGCCAGCACCATCAATGACTGGACCACCCTGGCAACCTGGGAACACGCCTGGACCTCCCGTGTCTCCACCGAGCTGCTCTATCGCTACTCCGATCGTGAGTACAAAGGATTGAACCGCGACGACGAGCGCACCTCTTATGGCGTGGGAATGACCTGGTCGCCGGATCGCTGGATCGACGTGACCCTGTCCTACCTGCGCACGGAAAACGATTCCACCTTCAGTTGGGAAACTTACGACAGAAATGTCTATCTGCTGAGTTTCGACATGAGCCTTTAA
- a CDS encoding S1 RNA-binding domain-containing protein, which translates to MAAIGRYNSLQIVKHTGFGLYLDGGPDGEILLPNRYIPKDTSTEVDDWLNVFVYLDSDDKLIATTEKPKVQVGEFASLKVVQINRIGLFLDWGLPKDLLLPHSEEKRPLQEGDYCVVYVYLDKHTRRITATARLDRYLDKTPPRYQVGEAVDLLVVERTDLGHKAIINGQHWGLIHKNEAFKFLRGGMREKGYIRELRADGKISLSLQPLGSEAVDSLQALIMQKLQENQGSLPVSDKTPAEEIAQLFGVSKGNFKKAIGGLYKQGRILIHPDRIERV; encoded by the coding sequence ATGGCCGCAATCGGGCGCTACAACAGCCTGCAAATCGTCAAACACACCGGCTTCGGTCTTTATCTGGACGGCGGCCCGGATGGCGAAATCCTGCTGCCCAATCGTTACATCCCCAAGGATACGTCTACCGAGGTAGACGACTGGCTCAACGTCTTCGTGTACCTCGACAGCGATGACAAGCTGATCGCCACCACCGAAAAGCCCAAGGTTCAAGTTGGTGAGTTTGCCAGCCTGAAGGTGGTGCAGATCAACCGCATCGGGCTGTTCCTCGACTGGGGTCTGCCCAAGGATCTTCTGCTGCCGCACTCCGAGGAAAAGCGCCCACTGCAGGAAGGAGACTACTGCGTCGTCTACGTCTACCTCGACAAGCACACCCGGCGCATTACCGCCACGGCGCGGCTGGACCGCTACCTGGACAAGACCCCGCCGCGTTATCAGGTAGGCGAGGCGGTCGATCTGCTGGTGGTGGAACGCACCGATCTGGGCCACAAGGCGATTATCAATGGCCAGCATTGGGGGCTGATTCACAAAAACGAGGCCTTCAAGTTTCTGCGCGGCGGTATGCGCGAGAAGGGCTACATCCGCGAGCTGCGTGCCGACGGCAAGATCAGCCTGAGTCTGCAGCCGCTGGGCAGCGAAGCCGTCGACAGCTTGCAGGCCCTGATCATGCAGAAGCTGCAGGAAAACCAGGGCAGTCTGCCGGTCAGCGACAAGACCCCCGCCGAGGAAATCGCACAGCTGTTCGGGGTCAGCAAGGGCAACTTCAAAAAGGCTATCGGCGGGCTCTACAAGCAGGGTCGCATTCTGATTCACCCGGACCGTATCGAACGCGTTTGA
- a CDS encoding PQQ-dependent sugar dehydrogenase, with amino-acid sequence MPHLAPRALLCGLALACSSLALGQVNYYDSELGRISVEEVAKGLKYPWALAFLPGDGGMLVTERPGRLRLIDAQGRLSEPLEGVPQVFAEGQGGLLDVQLSPDFDSDRLVYLSYAQKGDEGKAGTAVGRGWLADDRRSLEDFTVIFEQQPKLSTGLHFGARLVFDREGRLFIALGENNQRPTSQDLDKHQGKVVRIEPDGKVPQDNPFVNTDGALPEIWSYGHRNQQGAALNPWSGAVWTHEHGPRGGDEINIPQPGRNYGWPLATHGIDYSGRAISEAVGESAPNTEPPHHVWRQSPAVSGMAFYDAERFEPWQHNLFVGAMLDRSLIRLQLDGDKVVHDERLLKDMEERIRDVRLGPDGYLYLLTDSSKGRLLKVGLADR; translated from the coding sequence ATGCCGCACCTTGCTCCCCGCGCCCTGCTCTGTGGTTTGGCGCTTGCCTGTTCGTCCCTGGCTTTGGGCCAGGTGAACTACTACGACAGCGAGCTGGGCCGAATCAGCGTGGAGGAGGTTGCCAAGGGTCTGAAGTACCCCTGGGCGCTGGCATTCCTGCCTGGCGACGGCGGCATGCTGGTGACCGAACGGCCCGGCCGACTGCGTTTGATTGATGCCCAGGGGCGACTGTCCGAACCGCTCGAAGGTGTGCCGCAGGTGTTTGCTGAAGGCCAAGGTGGCCTGCTCGATGTGCAGTTGTCGCCCGATTTCGACAGCGACCGGCTGGTCTATCTCAGCTATGCGCAGAAAGGTGACGAGGGCAAGGCCGGCACGGCTGTGGGGCGAGGGTGGCTGGCGGATGACCGGCGCTCGCTGGAAGATTTCACTGTGATCTTCGAGCAGCAGCCGAAGCTTTCCACCGGTCTGCATTTCGGCGCGCGCCTGGTGTTTGACCGCGAGGGCCGGCTGTTCATTGCGCTCGGTGAGAACAACCAGCGACCTACCTCGCAAGACCTGGACAAGCACCAGGGCAAGGTGGTGCGGATCGAGCCTGACGGCAAGGTGCCACAGGACAACCCATTCGTGAACACCGACGGGGCGCTTCCGGAAATCTGGTCCTATGGCCACCGCAACCAGCAGGGTGCGGCGCTCAATCCCTGGAGCGGTGCCGTTTGGACCCACGAGCATGGCCCGCGTGGCGGCGATGAAATCAACATCCCACAACCAGGGCGAAATTACGGTTGGCCCCTGGCGACCCACGGCATCGACTACAGCGGGCGCGCCATTTCTGAGGCGGTAGGAGAGTCCGCCCCGAATACCGAGCCTCCGCATCATGTCTGGCGTCAGTCGCCGGCCGTAAGCGGAATGGCCTTCTATGACGCCGAGCGTTTCGAACCCTGGCAGCACAACCTGTTTGTTGGAGCCATGCTTGATCGCTCGCTGATTCGCCTGCAGCTTGACGGCGACAAGGTGGTTCACGATGAGCGCCTGCTCAAGGATATGGAGGAGCGCATTCGCGATGTGCGCCTTGGGCCGGACGGTTATCTCTATCTGCTGACGGATTCGTCGAAAGGCCGGTTGTTAAAGGTCGGCCTGGCAGACCGCTGA
- a CDS encoding RNA pseudouridine synthase, protein MTDPVRLSKYLAEQLGCSRREAELYIEGGWVSVDGQVIETPWFKVTEQQVQLLPGATATEVPPVTLLLHKPAGQLPAEDPSTIQAQLAQATHWSADDARLQPRARHLVQQTALLPLEADDSGLVVFSQQREVIRKLGDPRDKLEQEFVVEVSGDAEEGGLELLARGIGHRGKILPKAKASWQNETRLRIVIKAPQPGDLRQLCESIGLRMLSAKRIRIGRLSMAKLPLGEWRFLGEHERF, encoded by the coding sequence ATGACCGACCCCGTACGCCTGTCTAAATACCTCGCCGAACAGCTCGGCTGCTCCCGGCGCGAAGCCGAGCTGTATATCGAAGGCGGCTGGGTTAGCGTCGATGGCCAAGTCATCGAAACGCCCTGGTTCAAGGTCACCGAACAACAGGTCCAGCTACTGCCCGGCGCCACCGCTACCGAGGTGCCACCGGTCACGCTGCTGCTGCACAAACCCGCCGGCCAACTGCCTGCCGAAGACCCTTCGACCATCCAGGCACAGCTTGCACAGGCCACGCACTGGAGCGCCGACGATGCACGCCTGCAACCCCGCGCGCGACACTTGGTTCAGCAAACGGCACTGCTACCGCTGGAAGCGGACGACAGCGGCCTGGTGGTGTTCAGCCAGCAGCGCGAGGTAATTCGCAAGCTGGGCGATCCACGCGACAAGCTCGAACAGGAATTCGTCGTTGAAGTCTCCGGCGATGCCGAGGAAGGCGGGCTTGAACTGCTGGCCCGAGGCATCGGCCATCGCGGCAAGATTCTGCCCAAGGCCAAAGCCAGCTGGCAGAACGAAACCCGCCTGCGAATCGTCATCAAGGCGCCGCAGCCCGGTGACCTGCGCCAGCTTTGCGAGTCCATCGGGCTGCGCATGCTGAGCGCCAAGCGTATCCGCATCGGCCGCCTGTCCATGGCCAAGCTCCCACTGGGCGAGTGGCGTTTTCTCGGCGAACACGAGCGTTTTTGA
- a CDS encoding substrate-binding periplasmic protein, protein MPRFLLVVFLSLLPVLCLAQQPVEVWTYHLTPPFKVNASQGLSQDFVDLLNNDPANAGRFRFQLTELPRKRLDLQLERGSPGVLLWATPQFFTAELTANARWTQALLHDQQSFVSLPDLAFEYDRPRSLKGLILGGVLGYRYEGLEKEIASGAIRRQNVHTDLQNLQKLLSGRIHTLLIAQSTLLYYRQSEKLGDLYISEKPLYQFTRHLLITNNLGKAASDYLDGFLAALPSNPHWQIILNHYGLQSMAAHD, encoded by the coding sequence ATGCCGAGATTCCTTCTGGTGGTCTTCCTCAGCCTGCTGCCCGTGCTGTGCCTTGCTCAACAACCTGTCGAGGTATGGACCTATCACCTCACCCCACCATTCAAGGTCAATGCTTCACAGGGGCTTTCCCAAGACTTCGTCGACCTGCTCAACAACGATCCAGCCAACGCCGGGCGCTTTCGCTTTCAGCTGACTGAACTGCCACGAAAGCGCCTCGACCTGCAACTTGAGCGCGGCTCGCCCGGCGTTCTGCTCTGGGCCACGCCGCAGTTTTTTACCGCCGAGCTGACCGCCAACGCACGATGGACACAAGCCCTTCTGCACGACCAACAAAGTTTCGTCTCACTGCCTGACCTGGCATTCGAATACGACCGCCCACGCTCACTCAAGGGGCTCATCCTCGGAGGTGTGCTGGGCTATCGCTATGAAGGCCTGGAAAAGGAAATCGCCAGCGGCGCAATTCGCCGGCAGAACGTCCATACCGACCTGCAGAATCTGCAGAAGCTTTTGTCCGGGCGCATCCATACCCTGCTTATCGCGCAATCGACGCTGCTCTACTACCGTCAGAGTGAAAAGCTCGGCGATCTGTACATTTCCGAAAAGCCGCTGTATCAATTCACTCGCCACCTGCTGATCACGAACAATCTCGGCAAGGCCGCTTCCGACTATCTGGATGGCTTTCTTGCTGCCTTGCCGAGCAATCCGCACTGGCAGATCATCCTGAATCACTACGGCCTTCAGTCCATGGCTGCCCATGATTGA
- a CDS encoding DUF6279 family lipoprotein, which yields MRINLTLGLKTWLLLLAMAVVLAGCSRINLAYRNLDLLVAWSLDDYLDLNRQQQARLRERLREHLAWHCRTQLPDDLDALQRVRQQIRQGELDERAIRSHYEDIRQAIQSVAVEITPTTVQLLRELDERQVSQLAEALARDHQEHLEKYLAAPLPQQIRERAERMGERVEQWLGKLDAAQRQRIRVWAHTLGEQNRLWLENRRHWQLALLEALSDRHEAEFEQHIVRLLQERESMETDAYRAALAHSENATIALISDLYALSDAQQRRHLDNRLQRLGNDLGSLDCLPAPPA from the coding sequence ATGCGGATCAATCTGACACTCGGCCTCAAAACTTGGCTATTGCTGCTGGCAATGGCCGTGGTGCTGGCCGGCTGCAGCCGTATCAACCTCGCCTACCGCAACCTCGACCTGTTGGTGGCCTGGTCGCTGGACGATTATCTGGACCTGAACCGCCAACAGCAGGCCCGCCTGCGGGAACGCTTGCGTGAGCATCTGGCCTGGCACTGTCGTACCCAGTTGCCAGACGACCTCGACGCCCTTCAGCGCGTGCGCCAACAGATCCGCCAGGGCGAACTCGATGAGCGCGCCATCCGCAGCCACTATGAGGATATCCGCCAAGCCATCCAATCGGTGGCCGTGGAGATCACTCCGACCACCGTGCAGCTGTTGCGCGAGCTGGATGAGCGGCAGGTGAGCCAGCTTGCCGAAGCCCTGGCTCGCGACCATCAGGAACACCTGGAAAAATACCTGGCCGCGCCACTGCCGCAGCAGATTCGTGAGCGCGCCGAGCGCATGGGCGAACGTGTAGAGCAGTGGCTTGGCAAGCTCGATGCTGCACAGCGGCAACGCATTCGGGTTTGGGCCCATACGCTGGGTGAGCAGAACCGCCTCTGGCTGGAAAACCGCAGGCATTGGCAGCTGGCGCTGTTGGAGGCCCTGAGCGATCGCCATGAGGCGGAATTCGAACAGCATATCGTCCGCCTGCTGCAGGAGCGGGAATCCATGGAAACGGACGCTTATCGGGCAGCCCTTGCCCACAGCGAGAACGCAACCATCGCCCTGATCAGTGACCTGTATGCGCTGTCCGATGCACAGCAGCGGCGCCATCTGGACAACCGCCTGCAACGCCTGGGCAACGACCTGGGCTCACTGGACTGCCTGCCTGCGCCCCCGGCATGA
- a CDS encoding class I SAM-dependent methyltransferase, whose protein sequence is MHPEALATLQQHLTIALAQPPAEARRLFHGRGRCWPGLEHVTVDWLQGVLLVSLFREPEAAQLDALRAVLLEISRGAEWQASGAHSLLLQHRYLPDSHMEQLLGEPVEEWTISENGLRYKLDLGTKQNNGLFLDMRYGRRWVQEQAQGLRVLNLFAYTCGFSVAAIAGGAEHVVNLDMARAALNRGRDNHRLNDHDMRKVSFLGHELFKSWGRVRKSGPYDLVIVDPPSFQKGSFALNRDYQKILRRLPELLTPTGRVLACINDPDTGPDFLIEGVAAEAPELVYLQRLENPPEFPDVSADSGLKALVFERVAQNGEKT, encoded by the coding sequence ATGCACCCTGAAGCCCTCGCTACGCTGCAGCAACACCTGACCATTGCGCTGGCGCAGCCTCCTGCCGAGGCGCGCAGGCTGTTCCATGGCCGTGGCCGCTGTTGGCCAGGGCTTGAACATGTCACCGTGGACTGGTTGCAGGGCGTGCTGCTGGTTTCGCTGTTTCGTGAGCCTGAAGCTGCGCAGCTGGATGCGCTGAGAGCAGTTCTGTTGGAGATCAGCCGCGGCGCCGAATGGCAGGCAAGCGGCGCTCACAGCCTTTTGCTGCAGCACCGCTACCTGCCGGACAGCCATATGGAACAGCTGCTGGGCGAGCCTGTGGAAGAGTGGACGATCAGCGAGAACGGACTGCGCTACAAGCTCGACCTGGGTACCAAGCAGAACAACGGACTGTTTCTCGACATGCGCTATGGCCGGCGCTGGGTACAGGAACAGGCGCAGGGCTTGCGCGTGCTCAATCTGTTTGCCTACACCTGCGGGTTTTCCGTGGCGGCGATTGCCGGTGGTGCCGAACATGTGGTCAATCTGGACATGGCTCGTGCAGCGCTCAATCGCGGGCGGGACAACCATCGACTCAATGACCATGATATGCGCAAGGTCAGCTTCCTTGGTCATGAGCTGTTCAAGTCATGGGGCCGGGTTCGCAAGAGCGGCCCCTACGATCTGGTAATCGTCGACCCGCCGTCCTTTCAGAAAGGCAGCTTCGCCCTGAATCGCGACTACCAGAAGATCCTCCGCCGCCTGCCCGAGTTGCTGACGCCAACTGGCAGGGTGCTGGCGTGCATCAACGATCCGGATACGGGGCCGGACTTTCTGATCGAAGGTGTCGCCGCCGAGGCGCCCGAACTGGTGTACTTGCAGCGCCTGGAAAACCCGCCGGAATTTCCCGACGTCAGCGCCGACAGCGGGTTGAAGGCACTGGTATTCGAGCGTGTGGCCCAGAACGGCGAAAAAACCTGA